Proteins encoded together in one Flavobacteriales bacterium window:
- the rpmJ gene encoding 50S ribosomal protein L36, with product MKVRTSLKKRSADCKIVRRKGRLYVINKKNPKFKQRQG from the coding sequence ATGAAGGTCAGGACCTCCCTCAAGAAGCGCTCGGCGGACTGCAAGATCGTCCGCCGCAAGGGGCGCCTGTATGTGATCAACAAGAAGAACCCGAAGTTCAAGCAACGTCAGGGCTGA
- the infA gene encoding translation initiation factor IF-1, with protein MSKTGNIEQDGVIKEALSNAMFRVELENGHVITAHISGKMRMHYIRILPGDKVKVEMSPYDLSKGRITFRYKS; from the coding sequence ATGAGCAAGACCGGGAACATCGAGCAGGATGGCGTCATCAAGGAGGCGCTGAGCAATGCCATGTTCCGTGTGGAGCTGGAGAACGGCCACGTGATCACGGCCCACATCAGCGGCAAGATGCGCATGCACTACATCCGGATCCTCCCGGGCGACAAGGTCAAGGTGGAGATGAGCCCCTACGACCTGTCCAAGGGCCGGATCACCTTCCGTTACAAGAGCTAA
- the map gene encoding type I methionyl aminopeptidase, whose amino-acid sequence MAKTVNHRSDAEIALVRESSLLVGRTLAEVARNIGPGVRTGDLDRLAETFIRDHGAVPGFKGLYGCPSTLLISVNQEVVHGLPGDRVLREGDLASVDCGVLMNGFYGDSAYTFAIGEVDPAAMRLLRVTQECLRLGIAQAVDGRRTGDLGYAIQHHAETNGYGVVRELVGHGVGEKLHEAPEVPNYGRRGHGVQLRAGMVIAIEPMINMGTKEVHQLDDGWTIVTQDGRPSAHFEHTVAVRPGQAEVLSSFSAIEAVLEAKGDQYVKMDEAMVNG is encoded by the coding sequence ATGGCGAAGACCGTGAACCATCGCAGCGATGCCGAGATCGCACTGGTAAGGGAGAGTTCTTTGCTTGTTGGGAGGACCTTGGCCGAAGTGGCCAGGAACATCGGACCGGGGGTCCGCACCGGCGATCTGGACCGGCTTGCGGAGACCTTCATCCGCGACCACGGCGCCGTGCCCGGCTTCAAAGGCCTGTACGGCTGCCCCAGCACGCTGCTCATCAGCGTGAATCAGGAGGTGGTGCACGGACTGCCCGGCGACCGCGTGCTGCGCGAGGGCGACCTCGCCAGCGTGGACTGCGGCGTGCTCATGAACGGCTTCTACGGCGACAGCGCCTACACCTTCGCCATCGGCGAGGTGGACCCCGCCGCTATGCGGTTGCTGCGCGTCACCCAGGAGTGCCTCCGGCTGGGCATCGCCCAGGCGGTGGACGGCCGCCGCACCGGCGACCTCGGATACGCCATCCAGCACCACGCCGAGACCAACGGCTACGGCGTGGTGCGCGAACTGGTGGGCCACGGCGTGGGCGAGAAGCTGCACGAAGCCCCGGAAGTGCCCAACTACGGGCGCCGTGGCCACGGCGTGCAGCTGCGCGCCGGTATGGTGATCGCCATCGAACCGATGATCAACATGGGCACCAAGGAGGTGCACCAGTTGGATGATGGCTGGACGATCGTCACCCAGGACGGACGGCCCAGCGCCCACTTCGAACACACCGTGGCCGTGAGGCCCGGGCAGGCGGAGGTCCTCTCCAGTTTCAGCGCCATCGAAGCGGTGCTGGAGGCCAAGGGTGATCAGTACGTGAAGATGGACGAGGCGATGGTGAACGGATAG
- the secY gene encoding preprotein translocase subunit SecY produces the protein MKNLVDTIKNIWRIEELRTRILITLGLLLVYRIGSYIVLPGVDSLKMASASTGGGGIVEILSIFTGGAFTRASIFALGIMPYISASIIMQLMGIAVPAVQKMQREESGRRRLNQYTRYLTILICIFQAPGYIYATIDADARPDSQFWLFTSIVILTCSTLFVMWLGERITERGLGNGISLIIMIGILAEFPQSFAQEVVGWMGPGGGGLVLLLVEVVIWVLIIAGCILLVQGTRRIPVQFAKRVQGNKQYGGVRNYIPLKVNAAGVMPIIFAQAIVLIPMYMAQAFEEPPQWLISIANAQGLFYNLMLMFMVVMFTYFYTAITVNPVQLADDMKRNGGFIPGVKPGKQTADHIDELLSRITLPGAIFLGLVAILPAFAQMAGVKQGFAQFFGGTSLLIMVGVLLDTLQQIESHLLMRHYDGLMKTGRIKGRTNAAYGMAG, from the coding sequence ATGAAGAACCTGGTCGACACGATCAAGAACATCTGGCGGATCGAGGAACTGCGCACGCGCATCCTCATCACCCTGGGGCTGCTGTTGGTCTACCGCATCGGCAGTTACATCGTGTTGCCCGGTGTGGACAGCCTGAAGATGGCCTCGGCCTCGACCGGCGGCGGCGGCATCGTGGAGATCCTGTCGATCTTCACTGGCGGCGCCTTCACCCGGGCCAGCATCTTCGCCCTGGGCATCATGCCCTACATCAGCGCCAGCATCATCATGCAGCTCATGGGCATCGCGGTGCCCGCCGTGCAGAAGATGCAGCGCGAGGAGAGCGGCCGTCGGCGCCTCAACCAGTACACCCGCTACCTCACCATCCTCATCTGCATCTTCCAGGCCCCCGGCTACATCTACGCCACCATCGATGCCGATGCGCGGCCCGACAGCCAGTTCTGGCTCTTCACCAGCATCGTCATCCTCACCTGCAGCACCCTCTTCGTGATGTGGCTCGGTGAGCGCATCACCGAACGCGGCCTGGGCAACGGCATCTCCCTCATCATCATGATCGGCATCCTGGCCGAGTTCCCGCAGAGCTTCGCCCAGGAAGTGGTGGGCTGGATGGGCCCCGGTGGCGGTGGCCTCGTGCTGCTCCTCGTGGAGGTGGTCATCTGGGTGCTCATCATCGCCGGCTGTATCCTGCTCGTGCAGGGCACCCGGCGCATCCCCGTGCAATTCGCCAAGCGTGTGCAGGGCAACAAGCAGTACGGCGGGGTGCGCAACTACATCCCCCTCAAGGTGAACGCCGCGGGCGTGATGCCCATCATCTTCGCCCAGGCCATCGTGCTCATCCCCATGTACATGGCCCAGGCCTTCGAGGAACCGCCCCAGTGGTTGATCTCCATCGCCAATGCCCAGGGCCTCTTCTACAACCTGATGCTCATGTTCATGGTGGTGATGTTCACCTACTTCTACACCGCCATCACCGTGAACCCCGTGCAGCTCGCCGATGACATGAAGCGCAACGGCGGTTTCATCCCCGGGGTGAAGCCCGGCAAGCAGACGGCCGACCACATCGACGAACTGCTCAGCCGCATCACCCTTCCCGGCGCCATCTTCCTGGGCCTGGTGGCCATCCTGCCCGCCTTCGCGCAGATGGCCGGCGTGAAACAGGGCTTCGCGCAGTTCTTCGGCGGCACCTCGCTGCTGATCATGGTGGGCGTGCTGCTGGACACCCTCCAACAGATCGAGAGCCACCTGCTGATGAGGCATTACGACGGCCTGATGAAGACGGGCCGCATCAAGGGACGGACGAACGCGGCTTACGGCATGGCGGGATAG
- the rplO gene encoding 50S ribosomal protein L15, producing MDLSQLKPAKGATKQEKRIGRGEGSKGGGTSTKGHKGAQSRAGYSRKRGFEGGQMPLVRRVPKFGFTNPTRVEYKGINLDALQMLVETQGLKAIDPQVLYTNGLIAKNDKLKVLGRGALKGALDVTAHAFSASARAAIEAIGGKVTIIERKEKQA from the coding sequence ATGGACCTCAGTCAATTGAAGCCCGCCAAAGGGGCCACCAAGCAGGAGAAGCGCATCGGCCGCGGCGAAGGCAGCAAGGGCGGCGGCACCTCCACCAAGGGCCACAAGGGCGCCCAGAGCCGAGCCGGCTACAGCCGCAAGCGCGGCTTCGAGGGTGGCCAGATGCCCCTGGTGCGCCGCGTGCCCAAGTTCGGCTTCACCAACCCCACCCGTGTGGAGTACAAGGGCATCAACCTGGACGCCCTCCAGATGCTCGTGGAGACCCAGGGCCTGAAGGCGATCGACCCGCAGGTGCTGTACACCAACGGCCTCATCGCCAAGAACGACAAGCTGAAGGTGCTCGGCCGTGGCGCGCTCAAGGGTGCCCTCGATGTCACCGCCCACGCGTTCAGCGCCAGCGCACGCGCCGCCATCGAGGCCATCGGCGGCAAGGTCACCATCATCGAGCGGAAGGAGAAGCAGGCATAA
- the rpmD gene encoding 50S ribosomal protein L30, translating to MSKIIIIQTGSQIKCPARQKATLKALGLGRIGKRAELEATPQIRGMVAKVNHLVTVEEKA from the coding sequence ATGAGCAAGATCATCATCATCCAGACCGGCAGCCAGATCAAGTGCCCCGCCCGCCAGAAGGCCACCCTCAAGGCCCTCGGCCTGGGCCGCATCGGCAAGCGCGCCGAACTGGAGGCCACCCCGCAGATCCGCGGCATGGTGGCGAAAGTGAACCACCTGGTGACGGTCGAGGAAAAGGCCTGA
- the rpsE gene encoding 30S ribosomal protein S5: MEGANVKKVRSSDLELKDRLVALNRVTKVTKGGRTFTFAAIVVVGNENGVVGHGLGKAKEVQEAIAKGIDDAKKNLVKVPVRKGTIPHTQEGKFAGAEVLLKPAAHGTGVIAGGAMRAVLESVGITDVLAKSKGSSNPHNVVKATIKALTDMRDANTVAQMRGVKVEKVFNG, translated from the coding sequence ATGGAAGGAGCTAACGTCAAGAAAGTGCGCAGCAGCGACCTGGAGCTGAAGGACCGGCTCGTGGCGCTGAACCGCGTGACCAAGGTGACCAAGGGTGGCCGCACCTTCACCTTCGCCGCCATCGTCGTGGTGGGCAACGAGAACGGTGTGGTGGGCCACGGCCTGGGCAAGGCCAAGGAGGTGCAGGAGGCCATCGCCAAGGGCATCGATGACGCCAAGAAGAACCTGGTGAAGGTACCCGTCCGCAAAGGGACCATCCCTCACACCCAGGAAGGAAAGTTCGCCGGCGCGGAGGTGCTGTTGAAGCCCGCCGCTCACGGTACCGGTGTGATCGCCGGCGGCGCCATGCGCGCCGTGCTTGAGAGCGTGGGCATCACCGACGTGCTGGCCAAGAGCAAGGGCTCCAGCAACCCCCACAACGTGGTGAAGGCCACCATCAAGGCCCTCACCGACATGCGCGACGCCAACACCGTGGCGCAGATGCGCGGGGTGAAGGTCGAGAAAGTGTTCAACGGATAA
- a CDS encoding 50S ribosomal protein L18, with protein MAYQRNERRAHIRERVRRKVRGTDARPRLSVFRSNVDIYAQIISDEAGRTLVSASSLKDKKAHGAAGVEQARLVGTAIAEKAKAAGISQVVFDRNGYLYHGRVKALAEAAREAGLQF; from the coding sequence ATGGCATACCAACGCAACGAACGAAGGGCCCACATCCGCGAACGCGTGCGCCGCAAGGTGCGCGGCACCGACGCCCGCCCCCGCCTGTCGGTGTTCCGCAGCAACGTGGACATCTATGCCCAGATCATCAGCGACGAGGCCGGCCGCACCCTGGTCAGTGCCTCCTCCCTCAAGGACAAGAAGGCCCATGGCGCCGCAGGCGTGGAGCAGGCCCGCCTGGTGGGTACCGCCATCGCCGAGAAGGCCAAGGCCGCCGGCATCTCCCAGGTCGTATTCGACCGCAACGGATACTTGTACCATGGCCGGGTGAAAGCCCTGGCCGAAGCCGCCCGCGAGGCCGGTCTCCAATTCTGA
- the rplF gene encoding 50S ribosomal protein L6: protein MSRIGKAPISLPKGVEISISDKNRIIVKGPKGTLEQVVDPAIAVKNDNGTVTLARPSDAKPHRAKHGLYRALIANMVKGVSEGYVIEQELVGVGYRATAKGQQLQLALGFSHQVTFELPAEVKVSAAQEKGKNPIIRLESADKQLIGQVAAKIRSLRKPEPYKGKGVRFVGEEVRRKAGKAAGK from the coding sequence ATGTCACGCATCGGAAAAGCGCCGATCAGCCTGCCCAAGGGGGTGGAGATCAGCATCAGCGACAAGAACAGGATCATCGTCAAGGGTCCCAAGGGCACCCTCGAGCAGGTGGTCGATCCGGCCATCGCCGTGAAGAATGACAACGGCACGGTGACCCTGGCGCGCCCCAGCGATGCCAAGCCCCACCGCGCCAAGCACGGCCTCTACCGCGCGCTCATCGCCAACATGGTGAAGGGCGTGAGCGAGGGCTACGTGATCGAACAGGAACTGGTCGGTGTGGGCTACCGCGCCACCGCCAAGGGGCAGCAGCTCCAGCTCGCGTTGGGCTTCAGCCACCAGGTGACCTTCGAACTGCCCGCCGAGGTAAAGGTGAGCGCCGCCCAGGAGAAGGGCAAGAACCCCATCATCCGCCTGGAGAGCGCGGACAAACAGCTCATCGGTCAGGTGGCCGCCAAGATCCGCTCGCTGCGCAAGCCGGAACCCTACAAGGGCAAGGGCGTGCGCTTCGTGGGCGAGGAGGTCCGCCGCAAGGCCGGTAAAGCCGCAGGCAAATAA
- the rpsH gene encoding 30S ribosomal protein S8 has product MTTDPIADYLTRLRNAILARKKVVEVPASGLKKDITRILYDKGYILSYKLEDDGKQGIIKIALKYNPQTRQNAIQELRRVSSPGLRQYAHVEELPRVMNGLGVAIISTSKGVVTDKEARNLGVGGEVICTVS; this is encoded by the coding sequence ATGACCACCGATCCCATCGCCGATTACCTGACCCGTCTGCGCAACGCCATCCTGGCGCGCAAGAAAGTGGTGGAGGTGCCCGCGTCCGGCCTCAAGAAGGACATCACGCGCATCCTCTACGACAAGGGCTACATCCTGTCCTACAAGCTGGAGGACGACGGCAAGCAGGGCATCATCAAGATCGCCCTCAAGTACAACCCGCAGACGCGCCAGAACGCCATCCAGGAGCTCCGCCGCGTGAGCAGCCCGGGCTTGCGCCAATACGCCCACGTGGAGGAGCTGCCCCGCGTGATGAACGGCCTCGGCGTGGCCATCATCAGCACCAGCAAGGGTGTGGTCACCGACAAGGAGGCCCGCAACCTGGGCGTGGGCGGTGAGGTGATCTGCACCGTGAGCTAA
- the rpsN gene encoding 30S ribosomal protein S14 encodes MAKESMKARERKRKRMVEKYAAKRAALKAAGEWDKLQQLPANSSYVRMHNRCQITGRPKGYVRLFGISRYMLRMMALEGKIPGVTKSSW; translated from the coding sequence ATGGCCAAGGAAAGCATGAAGGCCCGCGAGCGCAAGCGCAAGCGCATGGTGGAGAAGTACGCCGCCAAGCGCGCCGCCCTCAAGGCCGCCGGCGAATGGGACAAGCTCCAGCAGCTGCCCGCCAACTCCAGCTACGTGCGCATGCACAACCGCTGCCAGATCACCGGCCGCCCCAAGGGCTATGTCCGCCTCTTCGGCATCTCGCGCTACATGCTGCGCATGATGGCCCTGGAGGGCAAGATCCCCGGCGTCACCAAGTCCAGCTGGTAA
- the rplE gene encoding 50S ribosomal protein L5, whose protein sequence is MSTYSPRLKAKYVKEVAPALQKEFNYKSSMQVPRLVKINLNQGLGDAVGDKKIVDNAVVEMTTISGQKAVPTVSKKDISNFKLRRGMPIGARVTLRGDKMYEFLDRLIAVALPRTRDFRGVPAKGFDGRGNFTFGVKEQIIFPEIDIDKVAKIRGMDITFVTTARTDAEAKALLREFGFPFADKK, encoded by the coding sequence ATGAGCACCTACAGCCCCCGGCTCAAAGCCAAGTACGTCAAGGAGGTGGCCCCCGCCCTGCAGAAGGAGTTCAACTACAAGAGCTCCATGCAGGTGCCCCGCCTGGTGAAGATCAACCTCAACCAGGGCCTGGGCGATGCGGTCGGCGACAAGAAGATCGTGGACAACGCCGTGGTGGAGATGACCACCATCAGCGGCCAGAAGGCCGTGCCCACCGTCTCCAAGAAGGACATCAGCAACTTCAAGCTGCGCCGCGGCATGCCCATCGGCGCCCGCGTCACCCTGCGCGGCGATAAGATGTACGAGTTCCTCGACCGGTTGATCGCCGTGGCCCTGCCCCGCACCCGCGACTTCCGCGGCGTGCCCGCCAAGGGCTTCGACGGCCGCGGCAACTTCACCTTCGGGGTGAAGGAGCAGATCATCTTCCCGGAGATCGACATCGACAAGGTGGCCAAGATCCGCGGCATGGACATCACGTTCGTGACCACCGCCCGCACCGACGCCGAGGCCAAGGCCCTCCTGCGCGAGTTCGGGTTCCCGTTCGCCGACAAGAAATAA
- the rplX gene encoding 50S ribosomal protein L24, which produces MQKKTHIKKGDLVKVIAGEDRGKEGRVLEVMRERNAALVEGLNINKKHSKPTTANPQGGIVDKEGPIHLSNLMLIDAKSGLPGRVGRRLGKEGKLERYVKTKRSAAK; this is translated from the coding sequence ATGCAGAAGAAGACACACATCAAGAAGGGCGACCTGGTGAAGGTGATCGCCGGCGAGGATCGCGGCAAGGAGGGCCGCGTGCTGGAGGTGATGCGCGAGCGCAACGCCGCCCTCGTGGAAGGCCTCAACATCAACAAGAAGCACTCCAAGCCCACCACCGCCAACCCCCAGGGCGGCATCGTGGACAAGGAGGGCCCGATCCACCTGAGCAACCTCATGCTCATCGACGCCAAGAGCGGCCTCCCGGGCCGTGTGGGGCGCCGCCTCGGCAAGGAGGGCAAGCTGGAACGCTACGTGAAGACCAAGAGATCAGCCGCCAAGTGA
- the rplN gene encoding 50S ribosomal protein L14 yields MIQQESRLNVADNSGAKEVLVIRVLGGTARRYARIGDTVVVSIKDALPNGSAKKGTVHKAVVVRTRKEMRRKDGSYIRFDDNAVVLLDAAGEMKGTRIFGPVAKELREKKFMKIISLAPEVL; encoded by the coding sequence ATGATCCAACAGGAATCCCGGCTCAACGTGGCCGACAACAGCGGCGCCAAGGAGGTGCTCGTGATCCGCGTGCTCGGTGGCACGGCCCGCCGCTATGCGCGCATCGGTGACACCGTGGTGGTGTCCATCAAGGACGCCCTGCCCAACGGCAGCGCCAAGAAGGGCACCGTGCACAAAGCGGTGGTGGTGCGCACCCGCAAGGAAATGCGCCGCAAGGACGGCAGCTACATCCGCTTCGACGACAATGCGGTGGTGCTGCTGGACGCCGCCGGCGAGATGAAGGGCACCCGCATCTTCGGCCCCGTGGCCAAGGAGCTGCGCGAGAAGAAGTTCATGAAGATCATCTCCCTGGCACCCGAGGTGCTCTGA
- the rpsQ gene encoding 30S ribosomal protein S17, whose product MERNLRKERIGIVTSDKMDKSVVVTVERRVMHPKYGKFVKRSSKFMAHDEKQEAHIGDTVRIMETRPISKNKCWRVVEVVERAK is encoded by the coding sequence ATGGAACGCAACCTCAGGAAGGAACGCATCGGCATCGTCACCAGCGACAAGATGGACAAGAGCGTGGTGGTGACCGTCGAGCGCCGCGTGATGCACCCCAAGTACGGCAAGTTCGTCAAGCGCAGCAGCAAGTTCATGGCGCACGACGAGAAGCAGGAGGCCCACATCGGCGACACCGTGCGCATCATGGAGACCCGCCCCATCAGCAAGAACAAGTGCTGGCGTGTGGTGGAGGTGGTCGAACGCGCCAAGTAA
- the rpmC gene encoding 50S ribosomal protein L29 — MKKKGTTLKDLTVQELQDKLQEERSALAKLRFDHAVSPVENPVLLRSRRREVARVLTELRARELNVKSN; from the coding sequence ATGAAGAAGAAAGGCACCACCCTCAAGGACCTCACCGTCCAGGAACTGCAGGACAAGCTGCAGGAGGAACGCAGCGCGCTGGCCAAGCTCCGCTTCGACCACGCCGTGAGCCCCGTGGAGAACCCCGTGCTCCTGCGCAGCCGTCGTCGCGAGGTGGCCCGTGTGCTCACCGAGCTCCGCGCCCGCGAACTGAACGTCAAATCGAACTAA
- the rplP gene encoding 50S ribosomal protein L16 → MLQPKRSKRRNMHKGRMKGVAQRGHRVSLGSFGLKAMESVWLTSRQIEAARVALTRYMKREGQVWIKVFPDKPVTAKPAEVRMGKGKGALDHWVAVVHAGRIIFEADGVPMATAKEALRLAAQKLPIKTKFVVREDYDGQ, encoded by the coding sequence ATGTTGCAACCGAAGCGCAGCAAGCGCCGCAATATGCACAAGGGCCGCATGAAGGGCGTGGCCCAGCGCGGACACCGCGTGAGCCTGGGATCCTTCGGACTGAAGGCCATGGAGAGCGTGTGGCTCACCAGCCGCCAGATCGAAGCGGCCCGTGTGGCCCTCACGCGCTACATGAAGCGCGAAGGCCAGGTATGGATCAAGGTGTTCCCGGACAAGCCGGTGACCGCCAAGCCCGCCGAGGTGCGCATGGGTAAGGGCAAGGGAGCCCTGGACCACTGGGTGGCCGTGGTGCATGCCGGCCGGATCATATTCGAGGCCGATGGGGTGCCGATGGCCACCGCCAAGGAGGCCCTGCGCCTGGCGGCCCAGAAACTGCCCATCAAGACCAAGTTCGTCGTTCGCGAGGACTACGACGGCCAATAA
- the rpsC gene encoding 30S ribosomal protein S3, with the protein MGQKAHPTGSRLGYIKGWDSNWYGGDNYVDKIVEDERIRQYLIARLKKASVSKIIIERTLKLVTVTINTARPGVIIGKGGAEVDKLREELKKFTGKDVQLNIFEIKRPELDAKLVADSIARQLEGRISFRRAMKMAVASSMRMGAEGIKLTVAGRLNGAEIARTESYREGRVPLHTLRADIDFAISEAHTKMGRIGVKCWICRGEVFGKRDLSPNVGQQKGAKGPGGPRPMGERRAGSERRPGGGGERRGGGGDRRPGGDRRGGGNRSNN; encoded by the coding sequence ATGGGACAGAAAGCACACCCGACCGGCTCGCGCCTCGGCTACATCAAGGGCTGGGACAGCAATTGGTACGGCGGCGACAACTACGTCGACAAGATCGTCGAGGATGAGCGCATCCGCCAGTACCTCATCGCCCGCCTGAAGAAGGCCAGCGTGAGCAAGATCATCATCGAGCGCACCCTGAAGCTCGTCACCGTCACCATCAACACCGCCCGCCCCGGCGTGATCATCGGGAAGGGCGGCGCCGAGGTGGACAAGCTGCGCGAGGAGCTCAAGAAGTTCACCGGCAAGGATGTCCAGCTCAACATCTTCGAGATCAAGCGCCCCGAGCTGGACGCCAAGCTCGTGGCCGACAGCATCGCCCGTCAGCTCGAGGGCCGCATCAGCTTCCGCCGCGCCATGAAGATGGCCGTGGCCAGCTCCATGCGCATGGGTGCCGAAGGCATCAAGCTCACCGTGGCCGGCCGCCTCAACGGGGCGGAGATCGCGCGCACCGAGAGCTACCGCGAAGGCCGTGTGCCCCTGCACACCCTGCGCGCGGACATCGACTTCGCCATCAGCGAGGCCCACACCAAGATGGGCCGCATCGGGGTGAAGTGCTGGATCTGCCGCGGCGAGGTGTTCGGCAAGCGCGACCTGAGCCCGAACGTGGGCCAGCAGAAGGGCGCCAAGGGCCCCGGCGGACCCCGCCCCATGGGCGAGCGTCGCGCCGGCAGTGAGCGCCGCCCCGGTGGTGGTGGTGAACGTCGCGGTGGCGGCGGAGATCGTCGCCCGGGCGGAGATCGTCGTGGAGGAGGTAACCGCAGCAATAACTGA
- the rplV gene encoding 50S ribosomal protein L22, with amino-acid sequence MGQRKKLSAEKRKEAMKEVAIARLRNVPTSPRRMRQVADNIRGLGVEKALSILQFSTRHASKPMYKLLRSAIANWEAKHEGQRADEAGLIVRSVMVDEARGLKRMLPAPQGRAYRMKKRSNHVTLIVDTANN; translated from the coding sequence ATGGGACAGCGTAAGAAACTGAGCGCCGAGAAGCGCAAGGAGGCCATGAAGGAAGTGGCCATCGCCCGCCTGCGGAACGTGCCCACCAGCCCCCGCCGCATGCGGCAGGTGGCGGACAACATCCGCGGCCTCGGTGTGGAGAAGGCCCTGAGCATCCTGCAGTTCAGCACCCGCCACGCCAGCAAACCGATGTACAAGCTGCTGCGCAGCGCCATCGCCAACTGGGAGGCCAAGCACGAGGGCCAGCGCGCCGACGAGGCCGGGCTGATCGTGCGCAGCGTCATGGTGGACGAGGCCCGTGGCCTGAAGCGCATGCTGCCCGCCCCACAGGGCCGAGCCTACCGGATGAAGAAGCGCTCGAACCACGTCACGCTCATCGTCGACACCGCCAACAACTAA
- the rpsS gene encoding 30S ribosomal protein S19 — protein MSRSLKKPPFVHYKLAKRVTDMQKSGKKAVLKTWSRASTITPEFVGLTLAVHNGNKFIPVYVTENMVGHKLGEFAPTRTFRGHSGNKKQ, from the coding sequence ATGAGCCGCTCCCTCAAGAAACCGCCGTTCGTCCACTACAAGCTGGCGAAGCGCGTCACCGACATGCAGAAGTCCGGCAAGAAGGCCGTGCTGAAGACCTGGTCGCGCGCCAGCACCATCACCCCCGAGTTCGTCGGCCTGACGCTCGCGGTGCACAACGGCAACAAGTTCATCCCCGTGTACGTGACCGAGAACATGGTGGGCCACAAGCTGGGCGAGTTCGCCCCCACCCGCACGTTCCGCGGCCACTCCGGCAACAAGAAGCAGTGA
- the rplB gene encoding 50S ribosomal protein L2, whose protein sequence is MGIRKLNPVTPGTRHRVITDFEGVTTNVPEPSLTTGRTKSGGRNNQGKMTMRYIGGGHKQRFRTVDLKRNKHGIPATVRTIEYDPNRSARIALLVYADGEKRYMLAPTGLKVGQEVLSGKGVAPEVGNTLPLAEIPLGTLVHNVELQPGKGGALARSAGTFAQLSAREGRYATLKMPSGELRMVLCDCLATVGSVSNAEHMLQKSGKAGRSRWQGRRPRTRAVAMNPVDHPMGGGEGRASGGHPRSRKGLLAKGKKTRHPKRTTSKFIIARRNSKAASI, encoded by the coding sequence ATGGGCATCCGCAAGCTGAACCCCGTCACCCCCGGCACGCGCCACCGGGTGATCACCGACTTCGAGGGCGTCACCACGAACGTTCCCGAGCCCAGCCTGACCACGGGCCGCACCAAGAGCGGCGGCCGTAACAACCAGGGCAAGATGACCATGCGCTACATCGGCGGTGGTCACAAGCAGCGCTTCCGCACGGTCGACCTCAAGCGCAACAAGCACGGCATCCCCGCCACGGTGCGCACCATCGAGTACGACCCCAACCGCAGCGCCCGCATCGCCCTGCTGGTCTACGCCGACGGCGAGAAGCGCTACATGCTCGCCCCCACCGGCCTGAAGGTGGGCCAGGAGGTGCTGAGCGGCAAGGGCGTGGCCCCCGAGGTGGGCAACACCCTTCCGCTGGCCGAGATCCCGTTGGGCACCCTGGTGCATAACGTGGAGCTGCAGCCCGGCAAGGGCGGCGCCCTCGCCCGTAGCGCCGGCACCTTCGCCCAGCTGAGCGCTCGCGAAGGCCGCTATGCCACCCTGAAGATGCCCAGCGGAGAGCTCCGCATGGTGCTGTGCGACTGCCTGGCCACCGTGGGCAGCGTGAGCAATGCCGAGCACATGCTGCAAAAGAGCGGCAAGGCCGGCCGCAGCCGCTGGCAGGGCCGTCGCCCCCGCACCCGTGCGGTGGCCATGAACCCGGTGGACCACCCCATGGGCGGTGGTGAGGGACGCGCCTCCGGCGGTCACCCCCGCAGCCGCAAGGGCCTGCTGGCCAAGGGCAAGAAGACGCGCCACCCCAAGCGCACCACGAGCAAGTTCATCATCGCGCGCCGCAACAGCAAGGCCGCCTCGATCTGA